The Kitasatospora sp. NBC_00374 genome has a segment encoding these proteins:
- the nirD gene encoding nitrite reductase small subunit NirD, protein MTAPVRTSTRVELFADRTWTPVCDWDLLTPGRGVAVLLPDGRQAAVFRDGADALYAIANRDPFTGAYVLSRGLLGTTADGRVYVASPLLKQRFELATGQCLDDEAVRIPVHPVRAA, encoded by the coding sequence ATGACCGCACCCGTCCGCACCAGCACCCGGGTCGAGCTGTTCGCCGACCGCACCTGGACCCCCGTCTGCGACTGGGACCTGCTCACCCCCGGCCGGGGCGTCGCCGTCCTGCTGCCCGACGGCCGGCAGGCCGCCGTCTTCCGGGACGGCGCGGACGCCCTGTACGCGATCGCCAACCGCGACCCGTTCACCGGCGCCTACGTGCTCTCCCGGGGCCTGCTCGGCACCACCGCCGACGGCCGGGTGTACGTCGCCTCGCCGCTGCTCAAGCAGCGCTTCGAGCTGGCCACCGGCCAGTGCCTGGACGACGAGGCCGTCCGGATCCCCGTCCACCCCGTCCGGGCGGCCTGA
- a CDS encoding SGNH/GDSL hydrolase family protein, translating into MSLRRAGVLSGLAGLLALAGCGGGGDGATPVPAPSAPASAATASPSAATAPASPPAVRPYTALGDSYTSGLQIPPQQGTPRGCARSGVNYPSLVAARLGLSGPDFRDVSCSGARTRDLTAPQQTAGGANPPQLEAVSDATRLVTLGIGGNDVGFMDVLGRCAMESVKRSVAAALTEQPGAEAPCREYYTTGGGADEVGRAIEATGPKVVEAVREIRRRAPQARVLLVGYPALLPADPAACEATLGSGVAPGDLAFLAEKQRQLDAMLRRSAEQAGGVFVDTSTPSAGHDMCAGEDRRWVEPPLPAPGLASLHPNARGEQGMAAAVLAAATP; encoded by the coding sequence ATGAGTCTCAGGCGCGCCGGCGTGCTGTCCGGCCTGGCCGGGCTGCTGGCGCTCGCCGGCTGCGGCGGTGGCGGCGACGGGGCCACCCCCGTGCCGGCTCCGTCCGCCCCGGCCTCCGCCGCGACCGCCTCGCCGTCCGCCGCGACCGCCCCGGCGTCCCCGCCGGCCGTCCGGCCCTATACGGCGCTCGGCGACTCGTACACCTCGGGCCTGCAGATCCCGCCCCAGCAGGGCACCCCGAGGGGCTGCGCCCGCTCGGGGGTGAACTACCCCTCGCTGGTGGCGGCCCGGCTCGGGCTGAGCGGTCCGGACTTCCGGGACGTCAGCTGCAGCGGCGCGCGCACCAGGGATCTGACGGCGCCCCAGCAGACCGCAGGCGGGGCCAACCCGCCCCAGCTGGAGGCGGTCTCGGACGCCACCCGGCTGGTCACCCTCGGGATCGGCGGCAACGACGTCGGCTTCATGGACGTGCTCGGGCGCTGCGCGATGGAGAGCGTCAAGCGGTCGGTGGCCGCGGCGCTGACCGAGCAACCGGGGGCCGAGGCACCCTGCCGGGAGTACTACACCACCGGCGGCGGCGCGGACGAGGTCGGGCGGGCGATCGAGGCGACCGGTCCGAAGGTGGTCGAGGCCGTGCGGGAGATCCGGCGGCGGGCCCCGCAGGCCAGGGTGCTGCTGGTCGGGTACCCGGCGCTGCTGCCGGCCGATCCGGCGGCCTGCGAGGCCACCCTGGGCTCCGGCGTGGCCCCGGGCGACCTGGCCTTCCTGGCCGAGAAGCAGCGGCAGCTCGACGCGATGCTGCGGCGCAGCGCCGAGCAGGCCGGCGGCGTCTTCGTGGACACCTCCACGCCGTCGGCCGGCCACGACATGTGCGCGGGGGAGGACCGGCGCTGGGTCGAGCCGCCGCTGCCCGCGCCCGGGCTGGCCTCGCTGCACCCCAACGCCAGGGGCGAGCAGGGGATGGCCGCCGCGGTGCTCGCGGCGGCCACCCCCTGA
- a CDS encoding PAC2 family protein produces the protein MRDPKELYQLEPLGVAAVAVARDAAAEADSGLVLLYHFEGFMDAGEAGGQVVAHLLEHGSPQVVARFDHDRLVDYRARRPAMTFDRESWTDYDPPEILLQLAHDSVGAPFLVLTGPEPDTEWELFAAAVRGLIEEFDVRLSVDFHGIPMGVPHTRPVGVTPHGNRLDLAPGYPKWFEQAQVPGSAQALLEYRLAEADHDVLGFAVHVPHYIARSAYPAAAVVILEAVQSATGLVLPGGELRVRVDEVYAEIEDQLTQGDGELRSAIRGMEGQYDAVAGAEDRESLLAQTADLPSADELGRRFEEFLAEHERDAD, from the coding sequence GTGCGTGATCCCAAGGAGCTGTACCAGCTGGAGCCGCTGGGCGTGGCCGCGGTGGCCGTCGCCCGCGACGCCGCGGCGGAGGCCGACAGCGGCCTGGTACTGCTGTACCACTTCGAGGGCTTCATGGACGCGGGCGAGGCCGGCGGTCAGGTCGTGGCGCACCTGCTGGAGCACGGCAGCCCGCAGGTGGTGGCGAGGTTCGACCACGACCGCCTGGTGGACTACCGGGCCCGCCGCCCGGCGATGACCTTCGACCGCGAGAGCTGGACGGACTACGACCCGCCCGAGATCCTGCTCCAGCTGGCGCACGACTCGGTCGGCGCGCCCTTCCTGGTGCTCACCGGCCCGGAGCCGGACACCGAGTGGGAGCTGTTCGCGGCGGCCGTGCGCGGCCTGATCGAGGAGTTCGACGTCCGGCTGTCGGTCGACTTCCACGGTATCCCGATGGGCGTGCCGCACACCCGGCCGGTCGGGGTCACCCCGCACGGCAACCGGCTCGACCTGGCGCCGGGCTACCCGAAGTGGTTCGAGCAGGCCCAGGTGCCGGGCAGCGCGCAGGCGCTGCTGGAGTACCGCCTCGCCGAGGCCGACCACGACGTGCTGGGCTTCGCCGTCCACGTGCCGCACTACATCGCCCGCTCGGCCTACCCGGCCGCCGCGGTGGTGATCCTGGAGGCGGTGCAGTCGGCCACCGGGCTGGTACTGCCCGGCGGCGAGCTGCGGGTGCGGGTCGACGAGGTGTACGCCGAGATCGAGGACCAGCTCACCCAGGGCGACGGCGAGCTGCGCTCGGCGATCCGCGGCATGGAGGGCCAGTACGACGCGGTGGCGGGCGCCGAGGACCGGGAGAGCCTGCTGGCCCAGACGGCCGACCTGCCCTCCGCGGACGAGCTGGGCCGGCGCTTCGAGGAGTTCCTGGCCGAGCACGAGCGCGACGCGGACTGA